A stretch of Schaalia odontolytica DNA encodes these proteins:
- a CDS encoding S8 family serine peptidase, whose translation MSTKKPAALLAFVGACALAVTGPAALASPMPPGPTGTHDGAATSLPVGDIDTALTSKSGQSAPSSTDAEVDPARVVSVIVQLEDGASREGAISEINEAVSALYPGTQAQVEREYDNVMSGFALKAPVGALDAIRRAPGVRAAFLEREGRVSDVATPDAEGGIESSQTGGQDPANLSAHLMMHIDQVAQKGEGKVIAVIDTGVDMTHPAFTGELAGTPPLTPQKVAAMTSQLGEGKTGVYVSQKFPFAYDYADGDNDASPSKTPYASHGTHVAGIAAGNADKIVGTAPNTQVIVAKVTRSEDDALLDSALLASLDDMLVLHPDVINLSLGWTAGMDSEADSVYATVYKKLQEAGITVNAASGNAFSTGYGNNSGKGLPYASDPDSSVMDEPATYSSVVAVASVENALLRNAFTVNGKDIGYQRARGLNGEKVAFFSDLPAGTYEYVDAGFASEEDAAALKAKYPDGLAGKIALVSRGNMTYQKKVENLYDLKPAGIVVYNNVSVGSLIAMNLTTQDMPAAFISQADGQAMLDAPEHTLSIAEGQVLPQSTVYEASEFSAWGVSPDLRLKPEIAAPGGEVFSSIPDGAYEQSSGTSMATPQMAGVSTIVLQRVQSDPLFASMSARQKADVVQNLIMGTARPLTDAAQTTGALYSPRKQGAGLVDALAATTSSVYPTVVGAPEQSRPKADLGDGTKGWHFDVTLDNLSGVPATYELSSQALSEIVDGGFFTQHSSDWRGKGVEITYSGAASASAEGATVTVPASGEATVGIDITPGSEFASYVADNAPNGTFLDGFVRFASKTASQPDLAVPYLGFYGDWGKAPIFDALASDGGAHTRASAIVNGKTGDSLGYNPLVKAADRTGKPNPQRYVISRSEASGAPTVLEPRTGTLRSVHSLTSTYTNEAGETVFSVTNHRNWKSLYQTSSEENTWVEAYHESTVFDANAEPFAQLPDGTYTLRIAASNDGPSRAEQSISYKFRLDTTAPVISEVTYAGEGPDMVVSFDVTDDSPLAAIDLHDPADGLWFYRHVFTESEGSVGPDGRYMYHVEIPLMAISQAWSDQGGSGAPPAYPYVLAWDYGLNHSEPVTLDLPFYSSNQTASCKDPVGGHWISGPRSWRYECADGRAYLSGGWFTIGGRDYQFSPSGYMMTGFVKRPSGEWMYVDSDGVPVGGWVLDDVYGGPYWYYLDPATKIMKTGWLADGGSWYYLHGNGVMAIGWVRDGGSWYYLSASGKMATGWVKDGGTWYYLGPDGAMFMGTHVINGRTYVFGDSGAWVG comes from the coding sequence ATGTCAACGAAGAAACCGGCTGCCCTCCTCGCCTTCGTCGGCGCGTGCGCGCTCGCGGTGACTGGGCCGGCCGCCCTGGCCTCGCCCATGCCCCCGGGGCCCACCGGAACGCACGATGGTGCAGCAACCTCCCTGCCCGTGGGCGACATCGACACGGCGCTGACCTCGAAGAGCGGACAGTCCGCGCCCTCCTCGACCGACGCAGAGGTGGACCCGGCGCGCGTCGTCAGCGTCATTGTCCAGCTCGAGGATGGCGCGTCCCGCGAGGGTGCGATCAGTGAGATCAACGAGGCCGTGTCCGCCCTCTACCCGGGAACGCAGGCCCAGGTGGAGCGCGAGTACGACAACGTCATGTCGGGCTTCGCCCTCAAGGCACCCGTCGGTGCGCTCGACGCGATCCGCCGTGCTCCGGGCGTACGCGCCGCGTTCCTCGAGCGCGAGGGGCGCGTCAGTGATGTGGCCACGCCCGATGCCGAGGGTGGCATCGAGTCCTCGCAGACCGGCGGGCAGGACCCCGCCAACCTGAGCGCCCATCTCATGATGCACATCGACCAGGTCGCCCAGAAGGGCGAAGGAAAGGTCATCGCCGTCATCGACACGGGCGTCGACATGACGCATCCGGCATTCACTGGTGAGCTCGCGGGAACGCCCCCGCTCACCCCGCAGAAGGTAGCCGCGATGACCTCGCAGCTGGGTGAGGGCAAGACTGGCGTCTACGTCTCGCAGAAGTTCCCCTTCGCCTACGACTACGCGGACGGCGACAACGACGCGTCGCCGTCGAAGACCCCGTATGCTTCCCACGGGACGCATGTCGCCGGCATCGCCGCAGGTAACGCCGATAAGATCGTCGGCACCGCTCCGAACACCCAGGTGATCGTTGCGAAGGTGACGCGCAGCGAGGACGACGCGCTGCTGGACTCGGCGCTGCTCGCCTCCCTCGATGACATGCTCGTCCTGCATCCCGACGTCATCAACCTGTCGCTCGGCTGGACGGCCGGCATGGATAGCGAGGCCGACTCGGTGTACGCGACCGTGTACAAGAAGCTGCAGGAAGCGGGCATCACCGTCAACGCGGCCTCGGGCAACGCCTTCTCCACCGGGTACGGCAACAACTCCGGCAAGGGCCTGCCCTACGCCTCGGACCCCGACTCCTCGGTCATGGACGAGCCGGCCACGTATTCCTCGGTGGTTGCCGTCGCCTCGGTCGAAAACGCCCTGCTTCGCAACGCCTTCACCGTCAATGGGAAAGACATCGGATACCAGCGCGCTCGCGGCCTGAACGGTGAGAAGGTCGCCTTCTTCTCCGACCTGCCCGCCGGCACCTACGAGTACGTCGACGCCGGGTTCGCCTCCGAGGAGGACGCCGCCGCGCTCAAGGCGAAGTACCCGGACGGCCTCGCCGGCAAGATTGCGCTCGTCTCCCGCGGCAACATGACCTACCAGAAGAAGGTCGAGAACCTCTACGACCTCAAGCCCGCCGGAATCGTCGTCTACAACAACGTGTCGGTCGGATCCCTCATCGCCATGAATCTGACGACGCAGGACATGCCCGCCGCGTTCATCTCCCAGGCCGACGGCCAGGCCATGCTGGACGCCCCCGAGCACACGCTTTCGATCGCCGAGGGCCAGGTCCTGCCGCAGTCCACCGTCTACGAGGCGTCAGAATTCTCCGCGTGGGGCGTGTCCCCGGACCTGCGCCTCAAGCCCGAGATCGCGGCGCCCGGTGGCGAGGTTTTCTCGTCGATCCCGGACGGTGCGTACGAGCAGTCCTCCGGCACGTCGATGGCCACGCCTCAGATGGCGGGCGTCAGCACGATCGTCCTCCAGCGTGTCCAGTCTGATCCGCTGTTTGCGTCGATGAGTGCGCGCCAGAAGGCTGATGTGGTTCAGAACCTCATCATGGGTACTGCCCGTCCGCTGACGGATGCGGCCCAGACGACGGGAGCGCTGTACTCGCCGCGTAAGCAGGGTGCGGGACTCGTCGATGCCCTGGCTGCCACGACCTCGTCCGTGTACCCGACCGTGGTCGGCGCGCCCGAGCAGTCCCGGCCCAAGGCGGACCTGGGGGATGGCACGAAGGGGTGGCACTTCGACGTCACGCTGGACAACCTGTCGGGTGTTCCGGCCACCTATGAGCTGAGCTCGCAGGCCCTCTCCGAGATCGTCGACGGCGGCTTCTTCACGCAGCATTCCTCCGATTGGCGAGGCAAGGGCGTGGAGATCACGTACTCGGGTGCCGCATCCGCGTCCGCTGAGGGCGCGACTGTCACCGTTCCCGCGAGCGGCGAGGCCACCGTCGGTATCGACATCACGCCCGGCAGCGAGTTCGCCTCCTACGTCGCGGACAATGCGCCCAACGGGACGTTCCTCGACGGTTTCGTGCGCTTCGCGTCGAAGACCGCGTCTCAGCCCGACCTCGCCGTGCCCTACCTGGGCTTCTACGGCGACTGGGGCAAGGCCCCCATCTTCGATGCCCTCGCCTCGGACGGCGGCGCACACACACGGGCCTCGGCCATCGTCAACGGCAAGACCGGCGACTCCCTCGGCTACAACCCTCTCGTTAAGGCGGCCGACCGTACAGGAAAGCCCAACCCGCAGCGCTACGTGATCTCCCGGTCCGAGGCCTCGGGTGCCCCCACGGTCCTGGAGCCGCGCACGGGCACACTGCGCAGCGTCCACTCGCTGACCAGTACCTACACGAACGAGGCAGGGGAGACGGTCTTCTCGGTGACCAACCATCGGAACTGGAAGTCCCTCTACCAGACGAGCAGCGAGGAGAACACCTGGGTCGAGGCCTACCACGAGTCCACGGTCTTCGACGCGAATGCCGAGCCCTTCGCGCAGCTGCCCGACGGCACGTACACGCTGCGGATTGCCGCGTCCAACGACGGCCCGTCGCGCGCCGAGCAGTCGATCTCCTACAAGTTCCGCCTCGACACCACCGCGCCCGTCATCTCCGAGGTGACGTACGCCGGAGAAGGGCCCGACATGGTTGTGTCCTTCGATGTGACCGACGATTCTCCGCTGGCGGCGATCGACCTACACGATCCCGCCGATGGCCTGTGGTTCTACCGCCACGTCTTCACCGAGAGTGAGGGCAGCGTCGGCCCCGACGGTCGGTACATGTACCACGTCGAGATCCCATTGATGGCGATCTCTCAGGCGTGGAGCGACCAGGGTGGCTCCGGTGCACCTCCTGCCTACCCCTACGTCCTCGCGTGGGATTACGGACTGAACCACTCCGAGCCGGTGACCCTCGACCTGCCCTTCTACTCCAGCAACCAGACGGCCTCGTGCAAGGATCCGGTGGGCGGCCACTGGATCAGTGGGCCGAGGTCCTGGCGGTACGAGTGCGCTGACGGGAGGGCGTACCTCTCGGGAGGCTGGTTCACGATTGGTGGCAGGGACTACCAGTTCAGCCCCTCCGGTTACATGATGACCGGTTTCGTCAAGCGCCCCAGCGGTGAGTGGATGTACGTGGATTCCGATGGCGTTCCCGTCGGCGGGTGGGTCCTCGACGACGTGTACGGTGGCCCCTACTGGTACTACCTGGATCCGGCCACCAAGATCATGAAGACCGGGTGGCTCGCCGACGGCGGCTCGTGGTACTACCTGCACGGCAACGGCGTGATGGCGATTGGCTGGGTGCGCGACGGCGGCTCCTGGTACTACCTGAGCGCCTCGGGCAAGATGGCGACCGGCTGGGTGAAGGACGGGGGCACCTGGTACTACCTGGGACCCGATGGTGCGATGTTCATGGGCACGCACGTGATCAACGGACGCACCTACGTCTTTGGCGACAGCGGCGCGTGGGTCGGCTGA